The following coding sequences are from one Fimbriimonadaceae bacterium window:
- a CDS encoding MFS transporter, which produces MDSDTGVANRPGFWGMSRYQWTVLFAAWLGWGFDVFDGLLFNYVAPNCVPTLLGIPIGTQQAKEQTSLWIGLLTSLLLVGWGVGGILFGRVADRIGRTKALMLTMAMYALGTAACAFAPNMAFLVVCRVIASLGIGGEWAAGAAMVAEVVPEKRRVEAGAILYTSAPAGLFLATYVTHQVQGVHLVGSPETSWRTVFLFGLVPAAVAFLVRLFVKEPEKWSGNAVEAARAGIRDLFTPEFRRVTWSGLGMALVALVMWWACNAFNPQVATLLAQARATAQGLGKEATQMLIEEWKAVATTWFNVGGLLGTLLTVVFAKTMGRKPMYFIYFVASAAAIFTTYGAPAPDEVRLSMFFFMGLTVFGVFGSFTYYLPELYPTRLRATGAGFCYNAGRFVAAAGPPLVGLVMKSSSQPLQAIAWVAVVPLLGLFVVPFIVETKSAVLAD; this is translated from the coding sequence ATGGACAGCGACACCGGCGTCGCCAATCGGCCTGGCTTCTGGGGCATGAGCCGCTACCAGTGGACGGTTCTCTTTGCCGCATGGCTCGGCTGGGGGTTCGACGTCTTCGACGGCTTGCTGTTCAACTACGTCGCGCCGAACTGCGTGCCGACGTTGCTGGGCATCCCGATCGGTACCCAACAGGCCAAGGAGCAGACATCGCTCTGGATCGGCCTCCTGACCTCGTTGCTCTTGGTCGGGTGGGGTGTCGGCGGCATCCTGTTCGGACGGGTCGCCGACCGGATCGGACGGACAAAGGCGCTGATGCTGACCATGGCGATGTACGCCCTGGGCACGGCCGCCTGCGCCTTCGCCCCCAACATGGCGTTTCTTGTCGTCTGTCGCGTCATCGCCAGCCTCGGCATCGGCGGGGAATGGGCGGCGGGCGCGGCGATGGTCGCCGAGGTGGTCCCCGAGAAGCGCCGCGTCGAGGCCGGTGCGATTCTCTACACCAGCGCCCCGGCGGGCCTGTTCCTGGCCACATATGTCACGCACCAGGTCCAGGGCGTCCATCTGGTGGGCAGCCCCGAGACGTCTTGGCGCACGGTGTTTCTCTTCGGTCTGGTGCCTGCCGCGGTGGCCTTCCTGGTGCGCCTTTTTGTCAAGGAGCCCGAGAAGTGGAGCGGCAATGCGGTCGAGGCGGCCCGGGCGGGGATCCGCGACCTCTTCACCCCTGAGTTCCGCCGGGTCACATGGAGCGGCTTGGGAATGGCCTTGGTCGCCTTGGTCATGTGGTGGGCGTGCAACGCCTTCAACCCCCAGGTGGCGACCTTGCTGGCCCAGGCCCGGGCAACCGCCCAGGGCTTGGGGAAGGAGGCGACCCAGATGCTCATCGAGGAATGGAAGGCGGTCGCGACCACGTGGTTCAATGTGGGCGGCCTGCTCGGGACGCTCCTCACCGTGGTCTTTGCCAAGACGATGGGGCGAAAACCGATGTACTTCATCTACTTTGTCGCCTCGGCGGCCGCTATCTTCACGACGTACGGCGCCCCGGCGCCCGACGAAGTGCGCCTCTCCATGTTCTTCTTCATGGGGCTGACGGTTTTTGGTGTCTTCGGCAGCTTCACCTACTACCTGCCCGAGCTCTACCCGACCCGGCTCCGCGCCACCGGCGCGGGCTTTTGCTACAACGCCGGGCGGTTCGTCGCCGCAGCGGGCCCACCGCTCGTGGGGCTGGTGATGAAGTCGTCGTCCCAGCCCCTTCAGGCGATCGCATGGGTGGCCGTCGTTCCTTTGCTCGGCTTGTTCGTGGTGCCCTTCATCGTGGAGACCAAGTCTGCCGTCTTGGCTGATTGA